A window from Sporichthya brevicatena encodes these proteins:
- a CDS encoding histidine phosphatase family protein, translated as MSTHTIVHLVRHGEVHNPEGVLYGRLPDFHLSELGRKMAERVAESFAGKDIAAVVSSPLERAQETAAPVAAAFDLPIHIDERLIETANYFEGKTFGVGDGSLRRPTHWPKLWNPFRPSWGEPYVKVAQRMLDAAAAARDLAPGHEIVCVSHQLPIWIARQRIEGNRLWHDPRKRQCGLASVTSIRYEGEKIRGLSYSEPAADLVPIKPGKGFSAGA; from the coding sequence ATGAGCACGCACACGATCGTCCACCTCGTCCGCCACGGGGAGGTCCACAACCCCGAGGGCGTCCTCTACGGGCGGCTGCCGGACTTCCACCTCTCCGAGCTCGGCCGCAAGATGGCCGAGCGGGTCGCGGAATCCTTTGCCGGCAAGGACATTGCGGCGGTCGTGAGCTCGCCGCTCGAGCGCGCGCAGGAGACGGCCGCACCGGTCGCCGCGGCGTTCGACCTGCCGATCCACATCGACGAGCGGCTGATCGAGACCGCGAACTACTTCGAGGGCAAGACCTTCGGCGTGGGTGACGGCTCGCTGCGTCGTCCGACGCACTGGCCGAAGCTGTGGAACCCGTTCCGGCCGTCGTGGGGTGAGCCCTACGTGAAGGTCGCGCAGCGGATGCTCGACGCCGCCGCGGCCGCGCGGGACCTCGCGCCCGGCCACGAGATCGTCTGCGTCAGCCACCAGCTGCCGATCTGGATCGCGCGCCAGCGCATCGAGGGCAACCGCCTCTGGCACGACCCGCGCAAGCGGCAGTGCGGGCTCGCGAGCGTGACGTCGATCCGCTACGAGGGCGAGAAGATCCGCGGGCTCTCCTACTCCGAGCCGGCGGCCGACCTCGTGCCGATCAAGCCGGGCAAGGGTTTCAGCGCAGGCGCGTGA
- a CDS encoding cytochrome c biogenesis CcdA family protein: protein MRTAEVWLAASGDSFSGTVTDGSLLLAIPVALLAGLVAFASPCVLPLVPGYLAYVTGLTGTDLAEAKRGRVLLGTTLFVLGFTAVFVSFGALFGYFGAELVEHESTINRVLGVLTILLGLGFLGFLPFLQREYRLLRHAPSAGLLAAPMLGVLFGIGWAPCIGPTLGAVQALAFSSASEERGALLTFVYCLGLGLPFIGIALGLRRLLGTVEWVKAHHLLVTRIGGAMLCLLGVLLVTGAWTEMSIQMRIWTSNFETAI, encoded by the coding sequence ATGCGTACTGCCGAGGTCTGGCTCGCAGCGTCCGGTGACTCGTTCTCGGGAACGGTCACCGACGGGTCGCTGCTGCTCGCGATCCCGGTCGCGCTCCTCGCCGGCCTGGTCGCGTTCGCCTCGCCGTGCGTCCTGCCGCTGGTCCCGGGCTACCTCGCCTACGTCACCGGCCTGACCGGCACCGACCTCGCCGAGGCCAAGCGCGGCCGGGTCCTGCTCGGCACGACGCTGTTCGTCCTCGGCTTCACCGCGGTGTTCGTCTCCTTCGGCGCGCTGTTCGGCTACTTCGGCGCGGAGCTGGTGGAGCACGAGTCGACGATCAACCGCGTCCTCGGCGTGCTGACGATCCTGCTCGGACTCGGCTTCCTCGGCTTCCTGCCGTTCCTGCAGCGCGAGTACCGCCTGCTGCGCCACGCGCCGTCGGCCGGACTGCTGGCCGCGCCGATGCTCGGCGTGCTGTTCGGCATCGGCTGGGCCCCGTGCATCGGCCCGACGCTCGGTGCGGTGCAGGCGCTCGCGTTCTCCTCGGCCAGCGAGGAGCGCGGGGCGCTGCTCACGTTCGTCTACTGCCTCGGTCTGGGGCTGCCGTTCATCGGGATCGCGCTCGGTCTGCGCCGGTTGCTCGGCACCGTCGAGTGGGTGAAGGCGCATCACCTGCTGGTCACGCGGATCGGCGGGGCGATGCTCTGCCTGCTCGGCGTCCTGCTCGTCACCGGCGCGTGGACGGAGATGTCGATCCAGATGCGGATCTGGACGTCGAACTTCGAGACGGCGATCTGA
- the resB gene encoding cytochrome c biogenesis protein ResB — MTVTDSDVDAAPVPPPLGPIGMARWAWRQLTSMRTALLLLFLLAVAAIPGSLVPQKGVDPVAVADFRNRHPELSKWYDKLSLFEVFSSPWFSAVYILLMISLIGCLVPRSKVYLKAVRARPPATPRNLNRLPEHAEIVVDDEPDVALEKATAALRRGRFRVQAYENSVSAERGYLRDTGNLVFHLSLVVVLVGIAVGHLYGMRGSALVVEGEGFANTVTQYDNLRTGGRFDVDDLPPFAITLEDFSARYEETGSQRGAAREFEARVSIRDEPGAAPRAESIRVNHPLKLGGSKVFLGPHGYAPVVTVRDGQGDLVFSGAVPFLPVDPVGLSSRGVVKVPDAAPTQLGFQGFFLPTAAFDLDLGPFSTFPAPRLPRLVLNVWSGDLGLDDGVPQSVYRLDTTDMEQVRTNSREDAPPFTQSLAVGDTMKVPGGLGSITFEGYREWVVLQIAEDPGRAPALAGGALALAGLLASLFVRPRRVWVRARRDEAGRTVVEVAALARSEGPDLAADVERVRAALAADSTGSAADDSAAVDSAEKPAGPADPAAARE; from the coding sequence ATGACCGTCACCGACTCCGACGTCGACGCCGCGCCGGTTCCGCCGCCCCTGGGCCCGATCGGGATGGCCCGCTGGGCGTGGCGGCAGCTGACGAGCATGCGCACCGCGCTGCTGCTGCTGTTCCTGCTCGCCGTGGCGGCGATCCCGGGTTCGCTGGTCCCGCAGAAGGGCGTCGACCCGGTCGCGGTCGCGGACTTCCGCAACCGGCACCCCGAACTGTCGAAGTGGTACGACAAGCTCTCGCTGTTCGAGGTGTTCTCCTCGCCGTGGTTCTCCGCGGTCTACATCCTGCTGATGATCTCGCTCATCGGCTGCCTGGTGCCGCGGTCGAAGGTCTACCTCAAGGCCGTGCGCGCACGTCCGCCGGCGACGCCGCGCAACCTGAACCGGCTGCCCGAGCACGCCGAGATCGTCGTCGACGACGAGCCCGACGTCGCCCTGGAGAAGGCCACCGCCGCCCTGCGCCGCGGTCGGTTCCGCGTCCAGGCCTACGAGAACTCGGTCTCCGCCGAACGCGGCTACCTGCGCGACACCGGCAACCTCGTCTTCCACCTCTCCCTGGTCGTGGTGCTGGTCGGGATCGCCGTCGGGCATCTGTACGGCATGCGCGGCAGCGCGCTGGTCGTCGAGGGTGAGGGTTTCGCGAACACCGTCACGCAGTACGACAACCTGCGCACCGGCGGGCGGTTCGACGTCGACGACCTGCCGCCGTTCGCGATCACGCTCGAGGACTTCAGCGCCCGCTACGAGGAGACCGGCAGTCAGCGCGGCGCGGCCCGCGAGTTCGAGGCGCGCGTCAGCATCCGCGACGAGCCGGGTGCCGCCCCGCGGGCGGAGAGCATTCGCGTCAACCACCCGCTCAAGCTCGGCGGATCGAAGGTCTTCCTCGGCCCGCACGGGTACGCGCCGGTCGTCACCGTGCGGGACGGCCAGGGCGACCTCGTCTTCTCCGGCGCTGTCCCGTTCCTGCCCGTCGACCCCGTCGGGCTGTCCTCGCGCGGGGTCGTGAAGGTCCCCGACGCGGCGCCGACCCAGCTCGGCTTCCAGGGCTTCTTCCTCCCGACGGCCGCGTTCGACCTCGACCTCGGGCCGTTCTCCACGTTCCCCGCGCCGCGGTTGCCGCGGCTGGTGCTCAACGTCTGGTCCGGCGACCTCGGCCTCGACGACGGCGTCCCGCAGTCGGTCTACCGCCTCGACACGACCGACATGGAGCAGGTGCGGACGAACTCCCGCGAGGACGCGCCGCCGTTCACCCAGTCGCTCGCCGTCGGGGACACGATGAAGGTCCCCGGCGGGCTGGGGAGCATCACGTTCGAGGGCTACCGCGAGTGGGTCGTGCTGCAGATCGCCGAGGACCCGGGCCGCGCGCCGGCGCTCGCCGGCGGCGCGCTCGCCCTCGCCGGGCTGCTGGCCTCGCTGTTCGTTCGCCCACGTCGGGTCTGGGTGCGTGCGAGGCGCGACGAGGCAGGACGTACCGTGGTCGAGGTAGCCGCGCTGGCCCGCTCCGAGGGGCCGGACCTGGCCGCCGACGTCGAACGGGTCCGCGCCGCGCTGGCCGCGGACTCCACCGGCAGTGCCGCCGACGACAGCGCTGCCGTCGACAGTGCTGAGAAACCCGCTGGACCTGCCGATCCAGCAGCTGCGAGGGAGTGA
- the ccsB gene encoding c-type cytochrome biogenesis protein CcsB, with amino-acid sequence MTVVHESLAETSDRLVYAAMAVYALAMLALAAEWAFGSRRFTGATVEERALVGAGAPAAGAETQPPARDRAETFGRVGLSLATLAFLLHLVGMTCRGLAVERVPWGNMYEFSTTSALATMGVYLALTRKYDIRWLGVFVVTPVLLTLGLAVTVLYTDAQQLQPALQSYWLVIHVIAAAVSMGIFTVGAAVSILYLVRERAERLRPGAPSRLPSADAVDRLAYRIHAFVFPLWTFAVIAGAIWAENAWGRYWGWDPKETWAFITWVCYAAYLHARATAGWKGRRAATVALVGYSTILINYFVINLVVTGLHSYAGT; translated from the coding sequence GTGACCGTGGTTCACGAGAGCCTGGCCGAGACCAGCGACCGGCTGGTCTACGCCGCCATGGCCGTCTATGCGCTGGCGATGCTGGCGCTGGCGGCCGAGTGGGCGTTCGGGAGCCGTCGCTTCACCGGGGCGACCGTCGAGGAACGTGCGCTCGTCGGCGCCGGGGCGCCCGCCGCCGGTGCGGAGACGCAGCCGCCGGCCCGGGACCGCGCGGAGACCTTCGGCCGCGTCGGTCTCTCGCTCGCGACCCTGGCGTTCCTGCTCCACCTCGTCGGCATGACCTGCCGCGGACTCGCCGTCGAGCGGGTGCCGTGGGGGAACATGTACGAGTTCTCCACGACCTCGGCCCTCGCCACGATGGGCGTCTACCTCGCGCTCACCCGCAAGTACGACATCCGCTGGCTCGGCGTCTTCGTCGTCACCCCGGTGCTGCTGACGCTCGGCCTCGCCGTCACCGTCCTGTACACCGACGCCCAGCAGCTCCAGCCCGCGCTGCAGTCGTACTGGCTGGTCATCCACGTCATCGCCGCGGCCGTGTCGATGGGCATCTTCACCGTCGGTGCCGCGGTGAGCATCCTGTACCTGGTCCGCGAGCGCGCCGAGCGGTTGCGCCCCGGCGCCCCGAGCCGCCTGCCGTCCGCGGACGCCGTCGACCGGCTCGCCTACCGCATCCACGCGTTCGTCTTCCCGCTGTGGACGTTCGCCGTCATCGCCGGCGCGATCTGGGCCGAGAACGCCTGGGGCCGCTACTGGGGCTGGGACCCCAAGGAGACCTGGGCGTTCATCACCTGGGTCTGCTACGCCGCCTACCTCCACGCCCGCGCCACCGCCGGCTGGAAGGGTCGCCGCGCCGCCACCGTCGCGCTCGTCGGCTACAGCACGATCCTGATCAACTACTTCGTGATCAACCTCGTCGTCACCGGCCTGCACAGCTACGCCGGGACCTGA
- a CDS encoding PLD nuclease N-terminal domain-containing protein, protein MRVPMALIVLTVMIVVWALVEVVQADKAEVRRLPKWAWLVLCVFPLPPTGAIAWFFLGRPKVGVPGVGTSAGSLNLPNLPRRTRYVSRPAPDDDPDFLRRLNEEAERQRMLRRLEEDLKSPNPTEPNDKPGESAPRD, encoded by the coding sequence GTGCGCGTGCCTATGGCGCTCATCGTCCTGACGGTGATGATCGTCGTCTGGGCCCTCGTCGAGGTCGTGCAGGCCGACAAGGCCGAGGTCCGGCGACTGCCCAAGTGGGCGTGGCTGGTGCTGTGCGTCTTTCCCCTGCCGCCGACCGGCGCGATCGCCTGGTTCTTCCTCGGTCGCCCGAAGGTCGGCGTCCCCGGCGTGGGCACCTCCGCCGGCAGCCTGAATCTGCCGAACCTGCCCCGCCGGACGCGCTACGTCTCGCGTCCCGCCCCGGACGACGACCCCGACTTCCTGCGTCGGCTGAACGAGGAGGCCGAGCGCCAGCGCATGCTCCGCCGGCTCGAGGAGGACCTCAAGTCCCCCAACCCCACCGAGCCGAACGACAAGCCCGGCGAGTCGGCCCCGCGGGACTGA
- a CDS encoding DUF4229 domain-containing protein produces the protein MSPTLTYTLQRLALFLGTLVLCAAILRGTSFLLVLAIATVISGVLSYFVLAKSREQMAARVAGRMQRLGERLDAGAAAEDAALDAAEQAPRHPEAGAPKPE, from the coding sequence ATGTCCCCGACGCTGACGTACACGCTGCAGCGCCTCGCGTTGTTCCTCGGGACGCTCGTGCTCTGCGCGGCGATCCTGCGTGGCACCTCGTTCCTGCTGGTACTGGCGATCGCGACGGTGATCTCGGGGGTCCTCTCGTACTTCGTCCTGGCGAAGTCGCGGGAGCAGATGGCGGCGCGGGTCGCCGGTCGGATGCAGCGTCTGGGCGAGCGTCTGGACGCCGGTGCGGCCGCCGAGGACGCGGCGCTGGACGCCGCTGAGCAGGCCCCTCGACACCCGGAAGCGGGCGCTCCGAAACCAGAGTGA
- a CDS encoding 1,4-dihydroxy-2-naphthoate polyprenyltransferase: MATPGQWLAGARPRTLPAAVVPVAVGTGVAVEAGDAVWWKALLALVVSLAMQVGVNYANDYSDGVRGTDDVRVGPLRLVGSKVAAPQQVKLAAFAALGVGGAAGLVLAATTTWWLLAVGVAAMAAAWGYTGGKKPYGYRALGEVSVFVFFGLVAVVGTAYVQMEKVTGLALAASVPVGMLACALLVVNNLRDAPADAEVGKRTLAVVLGDFRTRWLYTVLLFGPLLIALGLAVAHPWTVIAVAALPVAAPAVRAVRNHAAGPALIPVLGRTGLTQLAYGALLTLALCLPA, encoded by the coding sequence GTGGCGACTCCGGGACAATGGCTGGCCGGCGCGCGGCCCCGGACCCTGCCGGCAGCCGTGGTGCCGGTCGCGGTCGGCACGGGCGTCGCGGTCGAGGCCGGCGACGCGGTGTGGTGGAAGGCGCTGCTCGCGCTGGTGGTCTCCCTCGCGATGCAGGTCGGCGTCAACTACGCGAACGACTACTCCGACGGTGTGCGCGGGACGGACGACGTCCGCGTCGGACCCCTGCGCCTCGTCGGCTCGAAGGTGGCCGCCCCGCAGCAGGTGAAGCTGGCGGCCTTCGCGGCCCTCGGCGTCGGCGGCGCGGCCGGACTGGTCCTCGCCGCGACGACGACCTGGTGGCTGCTCGCCGTCGGCGTCGCCGCCATGGCGGCGGCCTGGGGCTACACCGGCGGGAAGAAGCCGTACGGCTACCGCGCGCTCGGCGAGGTGTCGGTGTTCGTCTTCTTCGGCCTGGTCGCGGTCGTCGGCACCGCGTACGTGCAGATGGAGAAGGTCACCGGGCTCGCGCTCGCCGCGTCGGTCCCGGTCGGGATGCTCGCCTGTGCCCTGCTCGTCGTGAACAACCTGCGCGACGCCCCCGCGGACGCCGAGGTCGGCAAGCGCACCCTCGCCGTGGTGCTCGGCGACTTCCGCACCCGCTGGCTGTACACGGTCCTGCTCTTCGGCCCGCTGCTGATCGCCCTCGGGCTCGCGGTCGCGCACCCGTGGACGGTGATCGCCGTCGCCGCCCTCCCGGTCGCGGCCCCCGCGGTCCGGGCCGTGCGCAACCACGCGGCCGGCCCGGCGCTGATCCCGGTCCTCGGCCGGACGGGGCTGACCCAGCTCGCCTACGGCGCGCTGCTCACCCTCGCCCTCTGCCTGCCGGCCTGA
- a CDS encoding VOC family protein yields MRPAINFITLAVEDLNRSLAFYRDGLGWKTDGIVGTEFRDEEAGVDYSVAIFELEHGVGLALWERRNLAADARVEAGVAGGASFSLGVPAASPEEVDAMLAEAAAAGARITAPAKMAPFGVYSGYFTDPDGHLWEVAWNPARTG; encoded by the coding sequence GTGCGCCCAGCGATCAACTTCATCACGCTCGCCGTCGAGGACCTGAACCGCTCGCTCGCGTTCTACCGCGACGGCCTCGGATGGAAGACCGACGGCATCGTCGGCACCGAGTTCCGCGACGAGGAGGCCGGCGTCGACTACAGCGTCGCAATCTTCGAGCTCGAGCACGGCGTCGGGCTCGCGTTGTGGGAGCGGCGCAACCTCGCTGCCGACGCACGGGTGGAGGCGGGCGTCGCCGGCGGCGCGAGCTTCAGCCTCGGCGTCCCCGCCGCCTCGCCGGAGGAGGTCGACGCGATGCTCGCCGAGGCCGCCGCCGCGGGAGCCCGCATCACCGCCCCCGCGAAGATGGCGCCCTTCGGCGTCTACTCCGGCTACTTCACCGACCCCGACGGCCACCTCTGGGAGGTCGCCTGGAACCCCGCCCGCACCGGCTGA